A part of Anabas testudineus chromosome 7, fAnaTes1.2, whole genome shotgun sequence genomic DNA contains:
- the LOC113167215 gene encoding X-linked retinitis pigmentosa GTPase regulator-interacting protein 1-like, producing the protein MFDLQDQLSVEDVQADERRHLEGTVGWDLSETSALKAEHYRMDKNSGAQSSVSALSVQEKDQDLMLLQTKLSKKINEVQVHIKSQDLMLSKEIDEVKHMEQDLQRTEDKNLFLITCLNQELNHVQIKMKEERQLASQTQQGLGAQVSEAQALIESHDLLLSQLVEEHKQTKQDLQRVQSLFTSTEKELNSEREKSIDLERQNRLLGEEKLKLCAELNQVQTKLVQMEESVQTQAAECERHQQKIRELELQVKDNSTNRATTFSVEGVVSGESSSLEREVRDLSDTLSAPIALRLTDQINTVMETIEKLWEEKRELLHKLSEAEEMGSKGMMAKA; encoded by the exons AGACATCAGCCCTGAAAGCAGAACATTATCGAATGGACAAGAACAGCGGAGCACAAAGCAGTGTGTCTGCATTGTCAGTTCAAGAAAAGGACCAGGACCTGATGCTTCTGCAGACAAAGCTGAGCAAGAAG ATCAATGAAGTCCAGGTTCACATCAAGTCTCAGGATTTAATGCTAAGTAAGGAGATAGACGAGGTTAAACACATGGAGCAGGACCTGCAGAGGACCGAGgataaaaatctgtttctcatTACATGTCTGAATCAGGAACTGAATCATGTGCAGATCAAAATGAAGGAGGAACGGCAGCTGGCCTCTCAGACCCAGCAGGGCTTGGGGGCTCAAGTCAGTGAGGCTCAGGCACTCATTGAATCCCATGACTTATTGCTGAGCCAGTTGGTAGAGGAGCATAAACAGACGAAGCAAGACCTGCAGAGAGTCCAAAGCCTGTTCACTTCAACAGAGAAGGAACtaaacagtgagagagagaaaagcataGACCTGGAAAGACAGAACAGATTGCTAGGAGAGGAAAAATTGAAGCTTTGTGCAGAGCTGAACCAGGTCCAGACCAAGTTGGTCCAGATGGAGGAAAGTGTCCAAACTCAGGCAGCTGAGTGTGAACGTCACCAGCAGAAAATCagggagctggagctgcaggttAAAGACAACTCCACAAACAGAGCTACCACATTTAGTGTGGAGGGAGTTGTGTCTGGTGAGAGCAGCAGCCTGGAAAGAGAGGTTAGGGATCTGTCTGACACTTTGTCAGCTCCAATAGCTCTACGGCtaactgaccagatcaacaCAGTGATGGAGACTATTGAGAAGCTttgggaggagaagagggaacTGTTGCACAAGCTAAGTGAAGCAGAGGAAATGGGCAGTAAAGGCATGATGGCAAAGGCATGA